A genomic segment from Ciona intestinalis chromosome 10, KH, whole genome shotgun sequence encodes:
- the LOC100185443 gene encoding protein Flattop-like produces MSSHFSANQYEDAFNPKKLINWTVPRKHKERPSTLEGFTQIIANDRGHLKPGVPKSKESPWGTFMGTWDMPRNIPPARPSYTARSNRAASNLLQFKESSPLNTAVNGYKEFGPKKSIKDTKKESPVERPSAPSPPKSKSPIQEAIDPSAGVKEQVEQRVSSRHSEALSLPPTPVSEKAISRTQSVTSIKERILTPDSGRPESIASSRYQKSPEVEIC; encoded by the exons ATGTCATCGCACTTTAGTGCTAATCAG TATGAAGATGCATTCAATCCAAAAAAGTTGATAAACTGGACCGTGCCAAGGAAACACAAAGAAAGACCTAGCACCCTGGAAGGTTTCACACAAATCATTGCAAATGACCGGGGACATTTAAAACCAGGGGTCCCAAAATCGAAGGAGTCTCCTTGGGGGACATTTATGG GTACATGGGACATGCCACGAAACATTCCTCCAGCCCGACCTTCCTACACAGCGAGGTCCAACAGAGCAGCTTCCAACCTTCTACAGTTTAAAGAAAGCTCACCACTCAACACTGCAGTGAATGGATACAAAGAGTTTGGGCCAAAAAAGTCAATAaag GACACAAAGAAGGAATCACCAGTTGAAAGACCTTCAGCTCCCAGTCCCCCAAAATCAAAGTCACCAATTCAGGAAGCAATTGATCCTTCTGCTGGTGTGAAAGAGCAAGTAGAACAACG TGTTTCTTCAAGACACAGTGAAGCTCTTTCTCTTCCACCTACCCCTGTGTCTGAGAAAGCAATTTCCCGCACCCAATCTGTGACCTCAATTAAAGAGAGAATACTAACCCCTGACTCAG GGCGCCCAGAATCAATTGCAAGTTCAAGATATCAGAAATCACCAGAAGTTGAAATATGTTAA